One Falco peregrinus isolate bFalPer1 chromosome 6, bFalPer1.pri, whole genome shotgun sequence DNA segment encodes these proteins:
- the DNM1L gene encoding dynamin-1-like protein isoform X4, with the protein MEALIPVINKLQDVFNTVGADIIQLPQIVVVGTQSSGKSSVLESLVGRDLLPRGTGVVTRRPLILQLVHVSPEDGRKTAGDENEIDAEEWGKFLHTKNKIYTDFDEIRQEIENETERISGNNKGISPEPIHLKIFSSNVVNLTLVDLPGMTKVPVGDQPKDIELQIRELILQFISNPNSIILAVTAANTDMATSEALKVAREVDPDGRRTLAVITKLDLMDAGTDAMDVLMGRVIPVKLGIIGVVNRSQLDINNKKSVADSIRDEYGFLQKKYPSLANRNGTKYLARTLNRLLMHHIRDCLPELKTRINVLAAQYQSLLNSYGEPVEDKSATLLQLITKFATEYCNTIEGTAKYIETSELCGGARICYIFHETFGRTLESVDPLGGLNTIDILTAIRNATGPRPALFVPEVSFELLVKRQIKRLEEPSLRCVELVHEEMQRIIQHCSNYSTQELLRFPKLHDAIVEVVTCLLRRRLPVTNEMVHNLVAIELAYINTKHPDFADACGLMNNNIEEQRRNRLARELPSAVPRDKAAPGPGDTSQEPGTGNWRGMLKPSKAEEVSTEEKSKPAAALPASPQKGHAVNLLDVPVPVARKLSAREQRDCEVIERLIKSYFLIVRKNIQDSVPKAVMHFLVNHVKDTLQSELVGQLYKSLLLDDLLTESEDMAQRRKEAADMLKALQRASQIIAEIRETHLW; encoded by the exons ATGGAGGCGCTGATCCCCGTGATTAACAAGCTGCAGGATGTGTTCAACACGGTGGGGGCCGACATCATCCAGCTCCCGCAGATCGTGGTGGTGGGCACGCAG AGCAGTGGAAAGAGTTCTGTGTTGGAAAGTCTTGTGGGGAGGGATCTGCTCCCACGAGGTACTGGAGTTGTCACCCGGAGACCCCTTATTCTGCAGCTGGTGCATGTTTCCCCAGAGGATGGTCGGAAAACAGCTGGAGATGAAAATG agataGATGCTGAAGAGTGGGGTAAATTTCTTCACACCAAAAATAAG atttataCAGATTTTGATGAGATTCGTCaggaaatagaaaatgaaactgagaGGATTTCAGGAAATAATAAG GGGATCAGTCCTGAACCTATTCATCTTAAGATTTTTTCATCTAATGTTGTAAATCTGACTCTTGTGGATTTACCTGGAATGACAAAG GTGCCTGTTGGTGATCAGCCTAAGGACATTGAACTCCAAATAAGAGAGCTAATCCTTCAATTCATCAGCAACCCAAATTCAATTATTCTGGCAGTCACAGCTGCTAACACGGACATGGCCACTTCAGAAGCACTTAAAGTTGCACGGGAGGTGGATCCAGATG GTCGAAGAACCCTAGCTGTTATCACAAAACTGGATCTCATGGATGCTGGCACTGATGCTATGGATGTGCTTATGGGAAGAGTGATTCCAGTCAAACTTGGCATCATTGGAGTAGTGAACAG GAGTCAGTTGGATATTAACAATAAGAAGAGTGTGGCTGATTCCATTCGTGACGAGTAtggttttcttcaaaagaagTATCCTTCCTTAGCCAATCGAAATGGAACCAAGTACCTTGCTAGAACATTGAACAG ACTACTGATGCATCATATCAGGGATTGCTTGCcagaactgaaaaccagaaTCAATGTTTTAGCTGCTCAGTACCAGTCTCTACTAAACAGCTATGGGGAACCTGTTGAGGACAAAAGTGCCACCTTATTGCAGCTTATTACCAAATTTGCAACAGAGTATTGTAACACTATTGAAGGAACAGCAAAATACATAGAGACTTCAGAGCT gTGCGGTGGAGCCAGAATCTGTTACATTTTTCATGAGACCTTTGGAAGAACTTTAGAATCTGTTGACCCACTGGGTGGCCTTAACACAATTGATATTCTGACTGCCATTAGAAATGCTACT GGTCCTCGTCCTGCCTTGTTTGTTCCTGAAGTTTCATTTGAATTACTGGTAAAAAGGCAAATCAAACGTTTAGAAGAACCTAGCTTACGCTGTGTGGAGCTGGTTCATGAAGAAATGCAGAGGATTATCCAGCATTGTAGTAATTACAGTACGCAg gAATTACTGAGGTTTCCTAAATTGCATGATGCCATAGTTGAAGTAGTAACCTGTCTTCTGCGTAGAAGGCTTCCTGTCACAAATGAAATG GTTCATAATCTAGTGGCCATTGAATTAGCTTATATCAATACCAAACATCCAGACTTTGCTGATGCCTGTGGTTTAATGAATAACAACATAGAG gaacaaaGGCGTAACAGGTTAGCCAGGGAATTGCCTTCTGCCGTGCCACGAGACAAG gctgctcctgggcCAGGAGATACATCTCAGGAGCCTGGAACAGGCAACTGGAGAGGAATGCTGAAACCctcaaaagcagaagaggtgtctacagaggaaaaatccaagccagctgcagccctgcctgctaGTCCTCAGAAAGGACACGCTGTAAACCTATTAGATGTG cCTGTACCCGTTGCACGCAAACTTTCTGCCCGTGAGCAACGAGACTGTGAAGTGATCGAACGACTTATTAAATCTTACTTCCTTATTGTCAGGAAGAACATTCAGGACAG TGTGCCAAAGGCAGTGATGCATTTTCTGGTGAACCACGTGAAGGATACTCTTCAGAGTGAGCTGGTAGGCCAGCTGTATAAATCCTTGTTGTTGGATGACCTTCTGACGGAATCTGAGGACATGGCACAGCGCAGAAAAGAGGCAGCTGACATGCTAAAG GCCCTGCAGCGAGCCAGTCAGATCATTGCAGAGATTCGCGAGACACATCTTTGGTGA
- the DNM1L gene encoding dynamin-1-like protein isoform X5 has product MTKVPVGDQPKDIELQIRELILQFISNPNSIILAVTAANTDMATSEALKVAREVDPDGRRTLAVITKLDLMDAGTDAMDVLMGRVIPVKLGIIGVVNRSQLDINNKKSVADSIRDEYGFLQKKYPSLANRNGTKYLARTLNRLLMHHIRDCLPELKTRINVLAAQYQSLLNSYGEPVEDKSATLLQLITKFATEYCNTIEGTAKYIETSELCGGARICYIFHETFGRTLESVDPLGGLNTIDILTAIRNATGPRPALFVPEVSFELLVKRQIKRLEEPSLRCVELVHEEMQRIIQHCSNYSTQELLRFPKLHDAIVEVVTCLLRRRLPVTNEMVHNLVAIELAYINTKHPDFADACGLMNNNIEEQRRNRLARELPSAVPRDKSTKAPGALPPASQETVTAASAEADGKAAPGPGDTSQEPGTGNWRGMLKPSKAEEVSTEEKSKPAAALPASPQKGHAVNLLDVPVPVARKLSAREQRDCEVIERLIKSYFLIVRKNIQDSVPKAVMHFLVNHVKDTLQSELVGQLYKSLLLDDLLTESEDMAQRRKEAADMLKALQRASQIIAEIRETHLW; this is encoded by the exons ATGACAAAG GTGCCTGTTGGTGATCAGCCTAAGGACATTGAACTCCAAATAAGAGAGCTAATCCTTCAATTCATCAGCAACCCAAATTCAATTATTCTGGCAGTCACAGCTGCTAACACGGACATGGCCACTTCAGAAGCACTTAAAGTTGCACGGGAGGTGGATCCAGATG GTCGAAGAACCCTAGCTGTTATCACAAAACTGGATCTCATGGATGCTGGCACTGATGCTATGGATGTGCTTATGGGAAGAGTGATTCCAGTCAAACTTGGCATCATTGGAGTAGTGAACAG GAGTCAGTTGGATATTAACAATAAGAAGAGTGTGGCTGATTCCATTCGTGACGAGTAtggttttcttcaaaagaagTATCCTTCCTTAGCCAATCGAAATGGAACCAAGTACCTTGCTAGAACATTGAACAG ACTACTGATGCATCATATCAGGGATTGCTTGCcagaactgaaaaccagaaTCAATGTTTTAGCTGCTCAGTACCAGTCTCTACTAAACAGCTATGGGGAACCTGTTGAGGACAAAAGTGCCACCTTATTGCAGCTTATTACCAAATTTGCAACAGAGTATTGTAACACTATTGAAGGAACAGCAAAATACATAGAGACTTCAGAGCT gTGCGGTGGAGCCAGAATCTGTTACATTTTTCATGAGACCTTTGGAAGAACTTTAGAATCTGTTGACCCACTGGGTGGCCTTAACACAATTGATATTCTGACTGCCATTAGAAATGCTACT GGTCCTCGTCCTGCCTTGTTTGTTCCTGAAGTTTCATTTGAATTACTGGTAAAAAGGCAAATCAAACGTTTAGAAGAACCTAGCTTACGCTGTGTGGAGCTGGTTCATGAAGAAATGCAGAGGATTATCCAGCATTGTAGTAATTACAGTACGCAg gAATTACTGAGGTTTCCTAAATTGCATGATGCCATAGTTGAAGTAGTAACCTGTCTTCTGCGTAGAAGGCTTCCTGTCACAAATGAAATG GTTCATAATCTAGTGGCCATTGAATTAGCTTATATCAATACCAAACATCCAGACTTTGCTGATGCCTGTGGTTTAATGAATAACAACATAGAG gaacaaaGGCGTAACAGGTTAGCCAGGGAATTGCCTTCTGCCGTGCCACGAGACAAG TCTACTAAAGCTCCAGGTGCATTGCCACCTGCTTCCCAGGAGACTgttactgctgcttctgctgaggCTGATGGCAAG gctgctcctgggcCAGGAGATACATCTCAGGAGCCTGGAACAGGCAACTGGAGAGGAATGCTGAAACCctcaaaagcagaagaggtgtctacagaggaaaaatccaagccagctgcagccctgcctgctaGTCCTCAGAAAGGACACGCTGTAAACCTATTAGATGTG cCTGTACCCGTTGCACGCAAACTTTCTGCCCGTGAGCAACGAGACTGTGAAGTGATCGAACGACTTATTAAATCTTACTTCCTTATTGTCAGGAAGAACATTCAGGACAG TGTGCCAAAGGCAGTGATGCATTTTCTGGTGAACCACGTGAAGGATACTCTTCAGAGTGAGCTGGTAGGCCAGCTGTATAAATCCTTGTTGTTGGATGACCTTCTGACGGAATCTGAGGACATGGCACAGCGCAGAAAAGAGGCAGCTGACATGCTAAAG GCCCTGCAGCGAGCCAGTCAGATCATTGCAGAGATTCGCGAGACACATCTTTGGTGA
- the DNM1L gene encoding dynamin-1-like protein isoform X1, with protein MEALIPVINKLQDVFNTVGADIIQLPQIVVVGTQSSGKSSVLESLVGRDLLPRGTGVVTRRPLILQLVHVSPEDGRKTAGDENDPATWKNPRHLSKEIDAEEWGKFLHTKNKIYTDFDEIRQEIENETERISGNNKGISPEPIHLKIFSSNVVNLTLVDLPGMTKVPVGDQPKDIELQIRELILQFISNPNSIILAVTAANTDMATSEALKVAREVDPDGRRTLAVITKLDLMDAGTDAMDVLMGRVIPVKLGIIGVVNRSQLDINNKKSVADSIRDEYGFLQKKYPSLANRNGTKYLARTLNRLLMHHIRDCLPELKTRINVLAAQYQSLLNSYGEPVEDKSATLLQLITKFATEYCNTIEGTAKYIETSELCGGARICYIFHETFGRTLESVDPLGGLNTIDILTAIRNATGPRPALFVPEVSFELLVKRQIKRLEEPSLRCVELVHEEMQRIIQHCSNYSTQELLRFPKLHDAIVEVVTCLLRRRLPVTNEMVHNLVAIELAYINTKHPDFADACGLMNNNIEEQRRNRLARELPSAVPRDKSTKAPGALPPASQETVTAASAEADGKAAPGPGDTSQEPGTGNWRGMLKPSKAEEVSTEEKSKPAAALPASPQKGHAVNLLDVPVPVARKLSAREQRDCEVIERLIKSYFLIVRKNIQDSVPKAVMHFLVNHVKDTLQSELVGQLYKSLLLDDLLTESEDMAQRRKEAADMLKALQRASQIIAEIRETHLW; from the exons ATGGAGGCGCTGATCCCCGTGATTAACAAGCTGCAGGATGTGTTCAACACGGTGGGGGCCGACATCATCCAGCTCCCGCAGATCGTGGTGGTGGGCACGCAG AGCAGTGGAAAGAGTTCTGTGTTGGAAAGTCTTGTGGGGAGGGATCTGCTCCCACGAGGTACTGGAGTTGTCACCCGGAGACCCCTTATTCTGCAGCTGGTGCATGTTTCCCCAGAGGATGGTCGGAAAACAGCTGGAGATGAAAATG ACCCTGCTACATGGAAAAATCCAAGACACCTTTCTAAAG agataGATGCTGAAGAGTGGGGTAAATTTCTTCACACCAAAAATAAG atttataCAGATTTTGATGAGATTCGTCaggaaatagaaaatgaaactgagaGGATTTCAGGAAATAATAAG GGGATCAGTCCTGAACCTATTCATCTTAAGATTTTTTCATCTAATGTTGTAAATCTGACTCTTGTGGATTTACCTGGAATGACAAAG GTGCCTGTTGGTGATCAGCCTAAGGACATTGAACTCCAAATAAGAGAGCTAATCCTTCAATTCATCAGCAACCCAAATTCAATTATTCTGGCAGTCACAGCTGCTAACACGGACATGGCCACTTCAGAAGCACTTAAAGTTGCACGGGAGGTGGATCCAGATG GTCGAAGAACCCTAGCTGTTATCACAAAACTGGATCTCATGGATGCTGGCACTGATGCTATGGATGTGCTTATGGGAAGAGTGATTCCAGTCAAACTTGGCATCATTGGAGTAGTGAACAG GAGTCAGTTGGATATTAACAATAAGAAGAGTGTGGCTGATTCCATTCGTGACGAGTAtggttttcttcaaaagaagTATCCTTCCTTAGCCAATCGAAATGGAACCAAGTACCTTGCTAGAACATTGAACAG ACTACTGATGCATCATATCAGGGATTGCTTGCcagaactgaaaaccagaaTCAATGTTTTAGCTGCTCAGTACCAGTCTCTACTAAACAGCTATGGGGAACCTGTTGAGGACAAAAGTGCCACCTTATTGCAGCTTATTACCAAATTTGCAACAGAGTATTGTAACACTATTGAAGGAACAGCAAAATACATAGAGACTTCAGAGCT gTGCGGTGGAGCCAGAATCTGTTACATTTTTCATGAGACCTTTGGAAGAACTTTAGAATCTGTTGACCCACTGGGTGGCCTTAACACAATTGATATTCTGACTGCCATTAGAAATGCTACT GGTCCTCGTCCTGCCTTGTTTGTTCCTGAAGTTTCATTTGAATTACTGGTAAAAAGGCAAATCAAACGTTTAGAAGAACCTAGCTTACGCTGTGTGGAGCTGGTTCATGAAGAAATGCAGAGGATTATCCAGCATTGTAGTAATTACAGTACGCAg gAATTACTGAGGTTTCCTAAATTGCATGATGCCATAGTTGAAGTAGTAACCTGTCTTCTGCGTAGAAGGCTTCCTGTCACAAATGAAATG GTTCATAATCTAGTGGCCATTGAATTAGCTTATATCAATACCAAACATCCAGACTTTGCTGATGCCTGTGGTTTAATGAATAACAACATAGAG gaacaaaGGCGTAACAGGTTAGCCAGGGAATTGCCTTCTGCCGTGCCACGAGACAAG TCTACTAAAGCTCCAGGTGCATTGCCACCTGCTTCCCAGGAGACTgttactgctgcttctgctgaggCTGATGGCAAG gctgctcctgggcCAGGAGATACATCTCAGGAGCCTGGAACAGGCAACTGGAGAGGAATGCTGAAACCctcaaaagcagaagaggtgtctacagaggaaaaatccaagccagctgcagccctgcctgctaGTCCTCAGAAAGGACACGCTGTAAACCTATTAGATGTG cCTGTACCCGTTGCACGCAAACTTTCTGCCCGTGAGCAACGAGACTGTGAAGTGATCGAACGACTTATTAAATCTTACTTCCTTATTGTCAGGAAGAACATTCAGGACAG TGTGCCAAAGGCAGTGATGCATTTTCTGGTGAACCACGTGAAGGATACTCTTCAGAGTGAGCTGGTAGGCCAGCTGTATAAATCCTTGTTGTTGGATGACCTTCTGACGGAATCTGAGGACATGGCACAGCGCAGAAAAGAGGCAGCTGACATGCTAAAG GCCCTGCAGCGAGCCAGTCAGATCATTGCAGAGATTCGCGAGACACATCTTTGGTGA
- the DNM1L gene encoding dynamin-1-like protein isoform X3 yields MEALIPVINKLQDVFNTVGADIIQLPQIVVVGTQSSGKSSVLESLVGRDLLPRGTGVVTRRPLILQLVHVSPEDGRKTAGDENDPATWKNPRHLSKEIDAEEWGKFLHTKNKIYTDFDEIRQEIENETERISGNNKGISPEPIHLKIFSSNVVNLTLVDLPGMTKVPVGDQPKDIELQIRELILQFISNPNSIILAVTAANTDMATSEALKVAREVDPDGRRTLAVITKLDLMDAGTDAMDVLMGRVIPVKLGIIGVVNRSQLDINNKKSVADSIRDEYGFLQKKYPSLANRNGTKYLARTLNRLLMHHIRDCLPELKTRINVLAAQYQSLLNSYGEPVEDKSATLLQLITKFATEYCNTIEGTAKYIETSELCGGARICYIFHETFGRTLESVDPLGGLNTIDILTAIRNATGPRPALFVPEVSFELLVKRQIKRLEEPSLRCVELVHEEMQRIIQHCSNYSTQELLRFPKLHDAIVEVVTCLLRRRLPVTNEMVHNLVAIELAYINTKHPDFADACGLMNNNIEEQRRNRLARELPSAVPRDKAAPGPGDTSQEPGTGNWRGMLKPSKAEEVSTEEKSKPAAALPASPQKGHAVNLLDVPVPVARKLSAREQRDCEVIERLIKSYFLIVRKNIQDSVPKAVMHFLVNHVKDTLQSELVGQLYKSLLLDDLLTESEDMAQRRKEAADMLKALQRASQIIAEIRETHLW; encoded by the exons ATGGAGGCGCTGATCCCCGTGATTAACAAGCTGCAGGATGTGTTCAACACGGTGGGGGCCGACATCATCCAGCTCCCGCAGATCGTGGTGGTGGGCACGCAG AGCAGTGGAAAGAGTTCTGTGTTGGAAAGTCTTGTGGGGAGGGATCTGCTCCCACGAGGTACTGGAGTTGTCACCCGGAGACCCCTTATTCTGCAGCTGGTGCATGTTTCCCCAGAGGATGGTCGGAAAACAGCTGGAGATGAAAATG ACCCTGCTACATGGAAAAATCCAAGACACCTTTCTAAAG agataGATGCTGAAGAGTGGGGTAAATTTCTTCACACCAAAAATAAG atttataCAGATTTTGATGAGATTCGTCaggaaatagaaaatgaaactgagaGGATTTCAGGAAATAATAAG GGGATCAGTCCTGAACCTATTCATCTTAAGATTTTTTCATCTAATGTTGTAAATCTGACTCTTGTGGATTTACCTGGAATGACAAAG GTGCCTGTTGGTGATCAGCCTAAGGACATTGAACTCCAAATAAGAGAGCTAATCCTTCAATTCATCAGCAACCCAAATTCAATTATTCTGGCAGTCACAGCTGCTAACACGGACATGGCCACTTCAGAAGCACTTAAAGTTGCACGGGAGGTGGATCCAGATG GTCGAAGAACCCTAGCTGTTATCACAAAACTGGATCTCATGGATGCTGGCACTGATGCTATGGATGTGCTTATGGGAAGAGTGATTCCAGTCAAACTTGGCATCATTGGAGTAGTGAACAG GAGTCAGTTGGATATTAACAATAAGAAGAGTGTGGCTGATTCCATTCGTGACGAGTAtggttttcttcaaaagaagTATCCTTCCTTAGCCAATCGAAATGGAACCAAGTACCTTGCTAGAACATTGAACAG ACTACTGATGCATCATATCAGGGATTGCTTGCcagaactgaaaaccagaaTCAATGTTTTAGCTGCTCAGTACCAGTCTCTACTAAACAGCTATGGGGAACCTGTTGAGGACAAAAGTGCCACCTTATTGCAGCTTATTACCAAATTTGCAACAGAGTATTGTAACACTATTGAAGGAACAGCAAAATACATAGAGACTTCAGAGCT gTGCGGTGGAGCCAGAATCTGTTACATTTTTCATGAGACCTTTGGAAGAACTTTAGAATCTGTTGACCCACTGGGTGGCCTTAACACAATTGATATTCTGACTGCCATTAGAAATGCTACT GGTCCTCGTCCTGCCTTGTTTGTTCCTGAAGTTTCATTTGAATTACTGGTAAAAAGGCAAATCAAACGTTTAGAAGAACCTAGCTTACGCTGTGTGGAGCTGGTTCATGAAGAAATGCAGAGGATTATCCAGCATTGTAGTAATTACAGTACGCAg gAATTACTGAGGTTTCCTAAATTGCATGATGCCATAGTTGAAGTAGTAACCTGTCTTCTGCGTAGAAGGCTTCCTGTCACAAATGAAATG GTTCATAATCTAGTGGCCATTGAATTAGCTTATATCAATACCAAACATCCAGACTTTGCTGATGCCTGTGGTTTAATGAATAACAACATAGAG gaacaaaGGCGTAACAGGTTAGCCAGGGAATTGCCTTCTGCCGTGCCACGAGACAAG gctgctcctgggcCAGGAGATACATCTCAGGAGCCTGGAACAGGCAACTGGAGAGGAATGCTGAAACCctcaaaagcagaagaggtgtctacagaggaaaaatccaagccagctgcagccctgcctgctaGTCCTCAGAAAGGACACGCTGTAAACCTATTAGATGTG cCTGTACCCGTTGCACGCAAACTTTCTGCCCGTGAGCAACGAGACTGTGAAGTGATCGAACGACTTATTAAATCTTACTTCCTTATTGTCAGGAAGAACATTCAGGACAG TGTGCCAAAGGCAGTGATGCATTTTCTGGTGAACCACGTGAAGGATACTCTTCAGAGTGAGCTGGTAGGCCAGCTGTATAAATCCTTGTTGTTGGATGACCTTCTGACGGAATCTGAGGACATGGCACAGCGCAGAAAAGAGGCAGCTGACATGCTAAAG GCCCTGCAGCGAGCCAGTCAGATCATTGCAGAGATTCGCGAGACACATCTTTGGTGA
- the DNM1L gene encoding dynamin-1-like protein isoform X2, whose amino-acid sequence MEALIPVINKLQDVFNTVGADIIQLPQIVVVGTQSSGKSSVLESLVGRDLLPRGTGVVTRRPLILQLVHVSPEDGRKTAGDENEIDAEEWGKFLHTKNKIYTDFDEIRQEIENETERISGNNKGISPEPIHLKIFSSNVVNLTLVDLPGMTKVPVGDQPKDIELQIRELILQFISNPNSIILAVTAANTDMATSEALKVAREVDPDGRRTLAVITKLDLMDAGTDAMDVLMGRVIPVKLGIIGVVNRSQLDINNKKSVADSIRDEYGFLQKKYPSLANRNGTKYLARTLNRLLMHHIRDCLPELKTRINVLAAQYQSLLNSYGEPVEDKSATLLQLITKFATEYCNTIEGTAKYIETSELCGGARICYIFHETFGRTLESVDPLGGLNTIDILTAIRNATGPRPALFVPEVSFELLVKRQIKRLEEPSLRCVELVHEEMQRIIQHCSNYSTQELLRFPKLHDAIVEVVTCLLRRRLPVTNEMVHNLVAIELAYINTKHPDFADACGLMNNNIEEQRRNRLARELPSAVPRDKSTKAPGALPPASQETVTAASAEADGKAAPGPGDTSQEPGTGNWRGMLKPSKAEEVSTEEKSKPAAALPASPQKGHAVNLLDVPVPVARKLSAREQRDCEVIERLIKSYFLIVRKNIQDSVPKAVMHFLVNHVKDTLQSELVGQLYKSLLLDDLLTESEDMAQRRKEAADMLKALQRASQIIAEIRETHLW is encoded by the exons ATGGAGGCGCTGATCCCCGTGATTAACAAGCTGCAGGATGTGTTCAACACGGTGGGGGCCGACATCATCCAGCTCCCGCAGATCGTGGTGGTGGGCACGCAG AGCAGTGGAAAGAGTTCTGTGTTGGAAAGTCTTGTGGGGAGGGATCTGCTCCCACGAGGTACTGGAGTTGTCACCCGGAGACCCCTTATTCTGCAGCTGGTGCATGTTTCCCCAGAGGATGGTCGGAAAACAGCTGGAGATGAAAATG agataGATGCTGAAGAGTGGGGTAAATTTCTTCACACCAAAAATAAG atttataCAGATTTTGATGAGATTCGTCaggaaatagaaaatgaaactgagaGGATTTCAGGAAATAATAAG GGGATCAGTCCTGAACCTATTCATCTTAAGATTTTTTCATCTAATGTTGTAAATCTGACTCTTGTGGATTTACCTGGAATGACAAAG GTGCCTGTTGGTGATCAGCCTAAGGACATTGAACTCCAAATAAGAGAGCTAATCCTTCAATTCATCAGCAACCCAAATTCAATTATTCTGGCAGTCACAGCTGCTAACACGGACATGGCCACTTCAGAAGCACTTAAAGTTGCACGGGAGGTGGATCCAGATG GTCGAAGAACCCTAGCTGTTATCACAAAACTGGATCTCATGGATGCTGGCACTGATGCTATGGATGTGCTTATGGGAAGAGTGATTCCAGTCAAACTTGGCATCATTGGAGTAGTGAACAG GAGTCAGTTGGATATTAACAATAAGAAGAGTGTGGCTGATTCCATTCGTGACGAGTAtggttttcttcaaaagaagTATCCTTCCTTAGCCAATCGAAATGGAACCAAGTACCTTGCTAGAACATTGAACAG ACTACTGATGCATCATATCAGGGATTGCTTGCcagaactgaaaaccagaaTCAATGTTTTAGCTGCTCAGTACCAGTCTCTACTAAACAGCTATGGGGAACCTGTTGAGGACAAAAGTGCCACCTTATTGCAGCTTATTACCAAATTTGCAACAGAGTATTGTAACACTATTGAAGGAACAGCAAAATACATAGAGACTTCAGAGCT gTGCGGTGGAGCCAGAATCTGTTACATTTTTCATGAGACCTTTGGAAGAACTTTAGAATCTGTTGACCCACTGGGTGGCCTTAACACAATTGATATTCTGACTGCCATTAGAAATGCTACT GGTCCTCGTCCTGCCTTGTTTGTTCCTGAAGTTTCATTTGAATTACTGGTAAAAAGGCAAATCAAACGTTTAGAAGAACCTAGCTTACGCTGTGTGGAGCTGGTTCATGAAGAAATGCAGAGGATTATCCAGCATTGTAGTAATTACAGTACGCAg gAATTACTGAGGTTTCCTAAATTGCATGATGCCATAGTTGAAGTAGTAACCTGTCTTCTGCGTAGAAGGCTTCCTGTCACAAATGAAATG GTTCATAATCTAGTGGCCATTGAATTAGCTTATATCAATACCAAACATCCAGACTTTGCTGATGCCTGTGGTTTAATGAATAACAACATAGAG gaacaaaGGCGTAACAGGTTAGCCAGGGAATTGCCTTCTGCCGTGCCACGAGACAAG TCTACTAAAGCTCCAGGTGCATTGCCACCTGCTTCCCAGGAGACTgttactgctgcttctgctgaggCTGATGGCAAG gctgctcctgggcCAGGAGATACATCTCAGGAGCCTGGAACAGGCAACTGGAGAGGAATGCTGAAACCctcaaaagcagaagaggtgtctacagaggaaaaatccaagccagctgcagccctgcctgctaGTCCTCAGAAAGGACACGCTGTAAACCTATTAGATGTG cCTGTACCCGTTGCACGCAAACTTTCTGCCCGTGAGCAACGAGACTGTGAAGTGATCGAACGACTTATTAAATCTTACTTCCTTATTGTCAGGAAGAACATTCAGGACAG TGTGCCAAAGGCAGTGATGCATTTTCTGGTGAACCACGTGAAGGATACTCTTCAGAGTGAGCTGGTAGGCCAGCTGTATAAATCCTTGTTGTTGGATGACCTTCTGACGGAATCTGAGGACATGGCACAGCGCAGAAAAGAGGCAGCTGACATGCTAAAG GCCCTGCAGCGAGCCAGTCAGATCATTGCAGAGATTCGCGAGACACATCTTTGGTGA